The Engystomops pustulosus chromosome 1, aEngPut4.maternal, whole genome shotgun sequence genome has a window encoding:
- the INIP gene encoding SOSS complex subunit C isoform X2, translating to MYGSQNRSFPNKNRVAILAELDKEKRKLLLQNQSSTNNPGASIALARPNVNKDFRDHAEQQHIAAQQKAALQHAHAHSTGYFITQDSAFGNLILPVIPRLEAE from the exons GCTTTCCAAATAAGAACAGAGTTGCTATTTTGGCAGAACTAGACAAGGAGAAGAGGAAACTGCTCTTGCAAAATCAATCTTCAACCAACAATCCCGGGGCAAG CATAGCCCTTGCAAGGCCAAACGTTAACAAGGATTTCCGTGACCATGCTGAACAGCAACATATAGCTGCCCAGCAAAAAGCTGCACTTCAG CATGCGCATGCACACTCAACCGGATACTTCATTACCCAAGACTCTGCTTTTGGAAATTTGATTCTTCCAGTTATTCCACGTCTGGAGGCTGAATAA
- the INIP gene encoding SOSS complex subunit C isoform X1 — protein sequence MAAPPPAAGFPNKNRVAILAELDKEKRKLLLQNQSSTNNPGASIALARPNVNKDFRDHAEQQHIAAQQKAALQHAHAHSTGYFITQDSAFGNLILPVIPRLEAE from the exons GCTTTCCAAATAAGAACAGAGTTGCTATTTTGGCAGAACTAGACAAGGAGAAGAGGAAACTGCTCTTGCAAAATCAATCTTCAACCAACAATCCCGGGGCAAG CATAGCCCTTGCAAGGCCAAACGTTAACAAGGATTTCCGTGACCATGCTGAACAGCAACATATAGCTGCCCAGCAAAAAGCTGCACTTCAG CATGCGCATGCACACTCAACCGGATACTTCATTACCCAAGACTCTGCTTTTGGAAATTTGATTCTTCCAGTTATTCCACGTCTGGAGGCTGAATAA